One segment of Castanea sativa cultivar Marrone di Chiusa Pesio chromosome 3, ASM4071231v1 DNA contains the following:
- the LOC142626959 gene encoding E3 ubiquitin-protein ligase At3g02290-like, whose amino-acid sequence MGAFCCCPCDGELEEYTLPSNSIYRHCLCLRYFFNQLFTGYGTTFHRLEGRSISPPIQGASMVSSGIGTALLDNPSNDIHLSVSRPVPSDSDQRYSRLQRDGLVSRRDKSMTHFQEDSQPPRRNMSSSGTESLGFGKKWNGVESEEDSKLSHSESSEKALATKVAYGLAYMQTSSEDEDVCPTCLDEYTPENPKITTRCSHHFHLGCIYEWLERSESCPICGKEMEFCESP is encoded by the exons ATGGGTGCTTTTTGCTGCTGTCCATGTGATGGAGAATTAGAAGAATATACCCTTCCAAGCAATTCCATATATAGGCACTGTTTATGCCTGAGATACTTTTTCAACCAGCTATTCACCGGG TATGGTACGACATTTCATAGACTTGAAGGACGGTCGATATCTCCCCCAATCCAAGGAGCTTCTATGGTATCATCAGGGATTGGCACAGCATTGCTTGATAATCCCTCTAATGATATTCATCTCTCTGTGTCCAGACCAGTGCCTTCTGATTCTGATCAGAGGTACTCTCGTTTGCAACGTGATGGCTTGGTCTCTAGGCGTGATAAGTCAATGACGCATTTCCAGGAAGATTCTCAACCACCGAGGAGAAATATGAGTAGTTCTGGTACAGAGTCGTTGGGCTTTGGGAAGAAATGGAACGGAGTTGAATCTGAAGAAGACAGTAAACTTAGCCATTCCGAGTCCTCAGAGAAGGCTTTGGCAACAAAAGTTGCATATGGACTTGCTTATATGCAAACATcttctgaagatgaagatgtctGTCCTACATGTCTTGACG AATATACTCCAGAAAATCCTAAAATAACAACACGATGTTCTCACCATTTTCACCTTGGTTGTATTTATGAATGGTTGGAAAGAAGTGAAAGTTGTCCAATCTGCGGCAAG GAGATGGAGTTCTGTGAAAGCCCATAA
- the LOC142628879 gene encoding uncharacterized protein LOC142628879, giving the protein MFPKPPVYDDLDPEQDFLRETLGKDLEFSSTGKASLIFFREAKLKRIEQMVQLHNFFFFITSMVVACGMAAPALLKWFVSRDVPTGAPSSNGTIIPIPISSFPLLVYLHSRKFIHSMDGAKSGVLHAIGQRSMNRRGEGKAKHFGLTGMSNDEMTR; this is encoded by the exons ATGTTTCCAAAGCCACCAGTGTACGATGATTTAGATCCCGAGCAGGATTTCCTTCGAGAAACTCTAGGAAAGGATTTGGAATTTTCTTCCACTGGTAAAGCG AGTCTCATCTTCTTTAGAGAAGCGAAACTCAAACGGATAGAGCAGATGGTCCAActacataattttttcttttttattacttccATGGTCGTGGCTTGTGGCATGGCAGCACCCGCACTATTGAAATGGTTCGTCAGTAGAGATGTTCCCACAGGTGCCCCTTCTTCCAATGGTACTATAATTCCTATTCCTATCTCTTCATTCCCTCTTTTGGTCTATCTACATTCCAGGAAATTCATACACTCTATGGACGGAGCAAAAAGTGGAGTCTTG CACGCGATAGGTCAGCGAAGCATGAATAGGCGCGGAGAAGGAAAGGCCAAACACTTCGGCCTAACGGGAATGAGCAATGATGAAATGACAAGATGA